A region from the Malus domestica chromosome 07, GDT2T_hap1 genome encodes:
- the LOC114826101 gene encoding uncharacterized protein, which produces MEATPTPSVIAKLMGLDDSPPQAPVQKQRRVLSENYLRRVASIGARESRHSFKLRVPEVTDYGGSFLIGEHLHNPQVSPLTSFPCKLQNATLLETFENGIVTESLGEVGLINLDDFSRSQLGSNKEGRIPGSRIVVVKPKHGKAENSARCFPSLSSLDVSHSSDQRCVEFSSPSSGKIHVEVKERKNLAFDMEPVSLRSTVLRDILGKLTENTSCNKANIDTKVSQLGSRGGDSVAMKTESMRLSFSYSDGSYGSQEAKKQLSERRKMTNKLEEVGMACKGTTLGNLLAMSAHETGSRTLGHKLFRHHQSKRQLVRVDLKDLDLSKFRTQQDKYAALCNEWSFKPKGSINLGQHKSMEYKFNQNDGFGPVKLRSNRKKLQSYPSLGGVQTMEKTPGNFKKWQSGRRTCIFVDKNDDSSSHGTDASVQQETSTECYKESPFLLHCSTTESDSMTSLEEAYQPSPVSVLEPLYSGERSATPEFLQSMSVDITDDSDAYSEGYGMIVSSDDGCDINEGSASSYRENEDSMRFFRVEESRDYSYLVDVLSEIGFYVRNSIMDLDTWCPPEWPVSIFVFETLEKKFGDQASWKRSDRRLLFDRINAGLMEIFEPCLGVPVWTKPVSRRIRSTSSEEMIEEDLWMLLVSQEKETGKDSTKKVLGREIELDLGDDIDGIGREIERFLFDKLVAEFVSLESL; this is translated from the exons ATGGAAGCTACACCTACACCAAGTGTTATAGCAAAACTGATGGGTCTTGATGACTCGCCACCTCAGGCGCCTGtccaaaaacaaagaagagtgCTGTCTGAGAATTACCTACGCAGAGTTGCTTCCATTGGTGCCAGAGAGTCTCGCCATTCATTCAAGTTGAGAGTACCTGAAGTGACGGATTATGGGGGAAGTTTTTTGATCGGCGAGCATCTGCATAATCCGCAAGTTTCCCCTTTAACAAGTTTCCCCTGCAAGCTACAAAATGCCACTTTGCTTGAAACATTTGAGAATGGAATTGTCACAGAATCCCTTGGAGAAGTTGGACTCATAAATTTAGATGATTTTTCAAGATCGCAATTGGGGTCAAACAAAGAAGGACGCATTCCCGGTAGTAGAATTGTTGTTGTGAAACCAAAGCATGGAAAGGCCGAGAATTCTGCGAGATGTTTCCCTTCTTTGAGTTCCCTTGATGTTTCTCATTCCAGTGATCAAAGGTGCGTGGAGTTTTCTAGTCCTAGTAGTGGGAAAATACATGTTGaagtaaaagaaagaaagaacttgGCATTTGACATGGAACCAGTAAGCTTAAGGTCTACAGTTTTGAGGGATATATTGGGGAAGCTAACTGAAAATACAAGTTGCAACAAAGCCAACATTGATACAAAGGTATCACAGTTAGGATCCAGGGGTGGTGACTCAGTTGCAATGAAAACTGAATCGATGAGGTTGTCCTTTTCTTATTCAGATGGGTCATATGGATCCCAGGAAGCCAAAAAGCAACTCTCAGAACGACGGAAGATGACTAATAAGCTGGAAGAAGTAGGAATGGCTTGTAAAGGCACTACCCTCGGGAATTTGCTTGCCATGTCTGCCCATGAAACAGGCTCAAGAACATTGGGTCACAAGCTTTTTAGGCATCATCAATCAAAAAGACAGCTCGTAAGGGTTGACCTGAAAGACCTAGACCTCAGTAAGTTTAGAACACAGCAAGATAAATATGCAGCTCTTTGCAATGAATGGAGTTTCAAGCCAAAAGGGTCTATTAATTTGGGGCAGCACAAGTCAATGGAGTACAAATTCAACCAGAATGATGGTTTCGGCCCTGTAAAGTTGAGATCCAACCGCAAGAAACTCCAATCTTATCCTAGCCTAGGAGGTGTTCAAACCATGGAAAAGACTCCCGGGAATTTCAAGAAGTGGCAATCTGGACGCAGAACCTGCATCTTTGTAGACAAAAATGACGATTCTTCCAGTCATGGAACAGATGCTTCAGTTCAGCAG GAAACATCCACTGAATGCTACAAAGAAAGTCCATTTCTTTTGCACTGCTCCACCACAGAGTCAGATTCTATGACGAGCTTGGAGGAGGCTTATCAGCCTAGCCCAGTTTCAGTTCTGGAACCACTATATAGTGGAGAGCGATCGGCTACACCAGAATTCCTGCAAAGTATGAGTGTTGACATCACCG ACGACTCTGATGCATACTCGGAAGGATATGGAATGATTGTTTCAAGTGATGATGGTTGTGATATTAATGAAGGATCTGCAAGCAGTTACAGAGAAAATGAAGATTCAATGAGATTTTTCAGAGTTGAAGAAAGCAGAGACTATTCCTACCTTGTTGATGTGTTATCGGAGATAGGTTTTTATGTTAGGAACTCGATAATGGACTTAGATACCTGGTGCCCTCCAGAATGGCCGGTAAGCATTTTTGTCTTTGAGACCCTGGAGAAGAAGTTTGGCGATCAGGCTTCATGGAAAAGGTCGGACAGGAGGCTTTTGTTTGACCGTATAAATGCAGGGCTGATGGAGATTTTCGAGCCTTGTCTGGGTGTTCCCGTGTGGACAAAGCCTGTGTCTAGAAGGATTAGATCCACGTCAAGCGAGGAGATGATAGAGGAAGATCTGTGGATGTTGCTTGTTAGCCAAGAGAAGGAAACAGGAAAGGACTCCACCAAAAAGGTGCTAGGAAGGGAGATTGAGTTAGATTTAGGAGATGATATTGATGGTATTGGTAGAGAAATTGAGAGATTTTTGTTCGATAAGCTCGTAGCGGAGTTTGTTAGCTTGGAGAGTTTGTAA